The following nucleotide sequence is from Candidatus Angelobacter sp..
AGGCTCCAGGCCGCGCCGGTGTTACCCCAGTGGACGAATTTGAAAAAACCGTCGATGACCACGATTTCCCTCGCGTAGCCGAGATATCGGAGCACAGCCAGTTTGGTCAACTGGTCGATCACCAGCACGGCGGCGGCGACGAGAGCCATTCTTCTGGTCGGTCCCAATTTCATGCCTTCAACAGCCCTTTCTGCCTCACTCCCGGCGCAAACGCAAGTGCAGCCCGCACGCCGGACGATGGAACTGGATGTCACCCAGACGATGGATTCGGCCCGGGAGAAGGGGCGGCGTCTTGAACGACGCGCGGTCGGCGCGGGTAGAAGATGAGGTAAGCGGCCGTGATGATCGCCGCAACGACGATGCCGAAACCCGCCTGTTGCCACGTCACGGTCCCGCGACACAAATAAACC
It contains:
- a CDS encoding signal peptidase II, whose protein sequence is MKLGPTRRMALVAAAVLVIDQLTKLAVLRYLGYAREIVVIDGFFKFVHWGNTGAAWSL